Proteins co-encoded in one Afipia sp. P52-10 genomic window:
- the coxB gene encoding cytochrome c oxidase subunit II: MKMSMRRMGLLGLMGLAVTGLAIVVLTGGAAWAAQPEPWKLGFQEAASPVMEDIVWFHHFLLWIITAITIFVLLLLVIVIFRFNARSNPNPSKTTHNTMIEVAWTIIPVLILVGIAVPSFRLLFYQLDVPKADLTIKATGKQWFWTFAYPDNGPFEFDSIMLQDNQRKPDQPRLLAVDNEVVVPVNKVVRVQTTGADVIHAFALPAFGVKIDAIPGRLNETWFKATKEGVYYGQCSELCGKDHAFMPIAIRVVNDQAFEAWLADAKKKFASTPDNSKFASVGAVAQ, encoded by the coding sequence ATGAAGATGTCGATGAGGCGGATGGGCTTGTTGGGCCTCATGGGATTGGCGGTCACGGGATTGGCGATCGTCGTCCTGACTGGCGGCGCGGCGTGGGCGGCCCAGCCGGAGCCGTGGAAGCTTGGATTCCAGGAAGCGGCATCGCCGGTGATGGAGGACATCGTCTGGTTCCATCACTTCCTGCTCTGGATCATCACGGCGATCACGATCTTCGTGCTGCTTCTGCTGGTGATCGTGATCTTCCGCTTCAATGCGCGGTCGAACCCGAATCCCTCGAAGACCACCCACAACACCATGATCGAGGTCGCCTGGACCATCATCCCGGTGTTGATCCTGGTCGGGATCGCGGTGCCGTCGTTCCGGCTGCTGTTCTATCAGCTCGACGTGCCGAAGGCGGACCTGACCATCAAGGCCACCGGCAAGCAGTGGTTCTGGACCTTCGCCTACCCGGACAACGGTCCGTTCGAGTTCGATTCGATCATGCTGCAGGACAACCAGCGCAAGCCGGACCAGCCGCGTCTGCTCGCGGTCGACAACGAGGTGGTCGTGCCGGTCAACAAGGTGGTCCGCGTGCAGACCACCGGCGCCGATGTCATCCACGCGTTCGCGCTGCCGGCGTTCGGCGTGAAGATCGACGCCATTCCGGGGCGCCTGAACGAGACCTGGTTCAAGGCCACCAAGGAAGGCGTCTACTACGGACAGTGCTCGGAATTGTGCGGCAAGGACCATGCGTTCATGCCGATCGCGATCCGTGTCGTGAACGATCAGGCGTTCGAGGCCTGGCTCGCGGACGCCAAGAAGAAGTTCGCGTCAACACCGGATAACAGCAAGTTCGCGTCGGTCGGCGCGGTCGCCCAGTAA
- a CDS encoding invasion associated locus B family protein, with protein sequence MGASEHPRFRRVSGKLTALAVLVCLATSWLGIGASDAQAQGAVKAVAGDWQIRCDTPPGAQGEQCALIQSVVAEDRSNAGLTVIILKTADQKSKLMRVVAPLGVLLPSGLGLKLDDKDVGRAGFVRCLPNGCVAEVVMDDNLLGQLRSAKTATFIIFETPEEGIGFPLSLNGIGEGYDKLP encoded by the coding sequence ATGGGCGCCTCTGAACATCCCCGGTTCCGCCGGGTTTCCGGAAAACTGACGGCGCTGGCCGTGCTGGTCTGCCTGGCGACAAGCTGGCTCGGCATCGGCGCGAGCGATGCGCAGGCCCAAGGTGCGGTCAAGGCGGTGGCCGGCGACTGGCAGATCCGCTGCGACACGCCACCGGGCGCGCAGGGCGAACAGTGCGCGCTGATCCAGAGCGTGGTGGCGGAAGACCGCTCCAACGCCGGACTGACCGTGATCATCCTGAAGACCGCCGATCAGAAGAGCAAGCTGATGCGCGTGGTCGCTCCGCTCGGCGTGCTGCTTCCGTCCGGTCTCGGACTGAAGCTCGACGACAAGGACGTCGGCCGCGCCGGCTTCGTCCGCTGCCTGCCGAACGGCTGTGTCGCCGAGGTGGTGATGGACGACAACCTGCTCGGCCAGCTCAGGAGCGCGAAGACCGCAACCTTCATCATCTTCGAGACGCCTGAGGAAGGCATCGGCTTCCCGCTGAGCCTGAACGGCATCGGCGAAGGTTACGACAAGTTGCCGTGA
- the tldD gene encoding metalloprotease TldD, with protein MTHPATTSLLDRSGLDRDQVKAEIARGLIGADDGELFLEYRQSEALMFDNGRLKQATYDTAQGFGLRAVKNDAVGYAHSSDVSIPALARAADAVGAVRAGYTGSLAAAPARTNVRLYGDDNPLDAPGFEAKVKLLGEIDAYVRDKDPRVRQVSVSLAATWQVVEIVRPDGESYRDIRPLVRVNVAVVAGSGDRQETGSHGYGGREGYQRFIETKAWRNAADGALRQALVNLDSVPAPAGEMDVVLGPGWPGVMLHEAVGHGLEGDFNRKQTSAFAGLMGQQVAAKGVTVVDDGTIQNRRGSLSIDDEGTPTNRTVLIEDGILVGYMQDRQNARLMNMKPTGNGRRESYAHVPMPRMTNTYMLAGQHDPKEILASVKNGIYAVNFGGGQVDITSGKYVFQCTEAYRIENGTIGAPLKGAMLIGNGPTDLHRISMVGNDLELDTGIGTCGKNGQGVPVGVGQPTLRMDRITVGGTGG; from the coding sequence ATGACCCATCCCGCCACAACATCCCTGCTCGACCGCTCCGGCCTCGACCGCGACCAGGTCAAAGCCGAGATCGCCCGCGGCCTGATAGGTGCGGACGATGGCGAGCTGTTCCTCGAATATCGCCAGTCCGAAGCGCTGATGTTCGACAACGGCCGGCTGAAGCAGGCGACCTACGACACCGCGCAAGGGTTCGGCCTGCGCGCGGTGAAGAACGACGCGGTCGGTTACGCCCATTCGTCCGATGTATCGATTCCGGCGCTGGCACGCGCCGCCGACGCGGTCGGCGCCGTGCGCGCGGGCTATACCGGCTCGCTCGCGGCCGCCCCCGCCCGCACCAATGTCCGCCTCTACGGCGACGACAATCCGCTCGACGCGCCGGGCTTCGAGGCCAAGGTGAAACTGCTCGGCGAGATCGACGCCTATGTCCGCGACAAGGACCCGCGCGTGCGGCAGGTCTCGGTCAGCCTCGCCGCCACCTGGCAGGTGGTCGAGATCGTCCGCCCCGACGGCGAGAGCTATCGCGACATCCGCCCGCTGGTGCGGGTGAACGTCGCTGTCGTCGCCGGCTCCGGTGACCGGCAGGAGACCGGCAGCCATGGCTATGGCGGGCGCGAAGGCTACCAGCGCTTCATCGAGACCAAGGCCTGGCGCAATGCCGCCGACGGCGCGCTGCGGCAGGCGCTGGTCAATCTCGACTCCGTGCCCGCTCCGGCAGGCGAGATGGACGTGGTGCTCGGCCCCGGCTGGCCCGGCGTGATGCTGCACGAGGCGGTGGGCCATGGCCTGGAAGGCGACTTCAACCGCAAACAGACCTCGGCGTTCGCCGGGCTGATGGGCCAGCAGGTGGCGGCCAAGGGCGTCACCGTGGTCGATGATGGCACCATCCAGAACCGGCGCGGCTCGCTCTCGATCGACGACGAAGGCACGCCGACCAACCGCACCGTGCTGATCGAGGACGGCATCCTGGTCGGCTACATGCAGGACCGGCAGAACGCGCGGCTGATGAACATGAAGCCGACCGGCAACGGCCGGCGCGAGAGCTACGCCCATGTGCCGATGCCGCGCATGACCAACACCTACATGCTGGCGGGCCAGCACGACCCGAAGGAGATTCTCGCCTCGGTGAAGAACGGCATCTACGCGGTCAATTTCGGCGGCGGGCAGGTGGACATCACCTCGGGCAAGTACGTGTTCCAATGCACCGAGGCGTACCGCATCGAGAACGGCACGATCGGCGCGCCGCTGAAGGGCGCGATGCTGATCGGCAACGGCCCGACCGATCTGCATCGCATCTCCATGGTCGGCAACGACCTCGAACTCGACACCGGCATCGGCACCTGCGGCAAGAACGGCCAAGGCGTACCGGTCGGCGTCGGCCAGCCGACGCTGCGCATGGACCGCATCACCGTCGGCGGCACGGGCGGCTGA
- a CDS encoding nucleotidyltransferase family protein, producing the protein MDADSFVRTALRNPANAAILDELARLRVPDAWLVSGCLVQTVWNVQTGRTITHGIADYDVFYFDPDPSWDAEDAVIRAMRPTASRLGIDIQVRNQARVHLWYREKHGRPYPELRSATQGIDHFLTRNTMIGLRFANEGCDVYAPHAFDDVANMIVRPNLTPNFSAEAYAQKAARWKSLWPELTVIPAEP; encoded by the coding sequence ATGGATGCTGACAGCTTCGTTCGAACGGCGCTCCGCAATCCGGCGAACGCCGCGATCCTGGACGAACTGGCACGCCTTCGCGTGCCGGATGCGTGGCTGGTCTCAGGCTGCCTGGTGCAGACGGTCTGGAACGTCCAGACCGGCCGCACGATCACCCACGGCATCGCCGATTACGACGTCTTCTATTTCGATCCCGATCCATCATGGGATGCGGAAGACGCGGTCATCCGCGCCATGAGACCGACCGCATCCAGGCTCGGGATCGACATCCAGGTCCGCAATCAGGCGCGCGTTCACCTGTGGTATCGCGAGAAGCACGGCCGCCCCTATCCGGAGCTTCGCTCGGCAACGCAAGGCATCGACCACTTCCTCACGCGCAACACCATGATCGGACTTCGATTCGCAAACGAAGGTTGCGATGTCTACGCGCCGCATGCCTTCGACGACGTCGCGAACATGATCGTGCGCCCGAACCTCACGCCGAACTTTTCTGCCGAAGCCTACGCCCAGAAAGCCGCTCGCTGGAAAAGCCTGTGGCCGGAGCTCACCGTCATTCCGGCGGAGCCTTAG
- a CDS encoding DUF6644 family protein — translation MNDAAPAVFLALEASGLGAAIRQSSWAYMAANVGHIVSLMAFAGAIAVLDLRMMGAFAATSPGFVLRMARRGAIIAFVGLVVTGAVLFTAEASHVVLNRVFQIKLGLIALGLVNVVLFELLVAPRLTHLPPLAPLPRIARVIAVASLTIWFCVAASGRLIAYF, via the coding sequence ATGAACGATGCCGCGCCAGCCGTCTTCCTCGCGCTCGAGGCGAGCGGCCTGGGCGCAGCGATCCGCCAGTCGAGCTGGGCCTATATGGCGGCCAATGTCGGTCACATCGTTTCGCTGATGGCGTTTGCCGGAGCGATCGCCGTGCTCGACCTGCGCATGATGGGCGCGTTCGCCGCGACCTCGCCGGGCTTCGTGCTGCGGATGGCGCGACGGGGCGCGATCATTGCCTTCGTCGGTCTCGTCGTCACCGGCGCGGTGCTGTTCACCGCCGAAGCGAGCCACGTCGTGCTCAACCGCGTGTTTCAGATCAAGCTCGGGTTGATCGCGCTCGGTCTCGTCAATGTGGTGCTGTTCGAATTGCTGGTGGCGCCGCGGCTGACGCATCTGCCGCCGCTGGCGCCGTTGCCGCGCATCGCGCGCGTCATTGCCGTCGCATCGCTGACAATCTGGTTCTGCGTCGCCGCCAGCGGCCGGCTGATCGCCTACTTCTGA
- a CDS encoding DUF6152 family protein, whose product MRPLLATAAPTALWTAAAALTMALLTSAVAHHGWGSYDAAHPITVAGPIQSLKYENPHAEITVKGADKVWTVTLAPTFRMSTRGATAEVVAVGKTVSAYGYPSTVTHDEMRAERITVDSKTYELR is encoded by the coding sequence ATGCGACCTCTCCTTGCCACCGCCGCCCCGACGGCCCTGTGGACTGCTGCTGCCGCGCTCACTATGGCGCTGTTGACGTCCGCGGTGGCGCATCACGGCTGGGGCAGCTACGACGCTGCGCACCCGATTACTGTGGCCGGCCCGATCCAGTCGCTGAAATACGAGAACCCGCACGCCGAGATCACCGTGAAGGGCGCCGACAAGGTCTGGACGGTGACGCTCGCGCCGACGTTCCGCATGAGTACCCGTGGGGCGACGGCGGAGGTGGTCGCCGTCGGCAAGACCGTGTCGGCCTATGGCTATCCTTCGACGGTGACTCATGACGAGATGCGCGCTGAACGCATCACCGTCGATAGCAAGACCTACGAGCTGCGGTAG